In one Fusarium keratoplasticum isolate Fu6.1 chromosome 5, whole genome shotgun sequence genomic region, the following are encoded:
- a CDS encoding MFS domain-containing protein: MTTQEKPALGGQGESPQYGDEKHHHSIEPDQPSHAMFRNPTKSDDDPSGLENGTPADFSEETTEAGDGDDSGPDCTSFEVSWDGEKDPMNPRNMSVFHKWVIVTIVCTSSLCVTCASSIYTATYAQMNAEFHVSKIVATLGLSTFVMGIALGPLLTSPLSEYYGRRPIYLVSWAMFTIWTIPSAVAQNIETMIIVRFFAGFAGSTFLSVAGGTVGDVFLRSEIQKPMSLVSLAPFIGPAIGPAIGGFINYNTDWRWTWYVMIIWAVVLMLSIIFFAPETYHPILLRAKARKLRKETGNDAYRAPMENTTKSIRTTLKLSLLRPFQLLFLEPMCLCLDLYSAILLGILYLFFGAFPLVFRTNYGMNLWQAGLTWLGIMVGLLIAAGSTPIWANIRAKLLKQHEKETGQIGGSEPEFRLPPAILGAILIPCGLFWFAWTTYSSIHWIVPIIGSAVFGCGTLLVFTGIFTFLVDAYPKYAASALAANSFARCSFAAAFPLFGIQMYEKLGFQWASSLLAFLTVAMAPFPYLFFKHGKALRAKSKFAVETL; this comes from the exons ATGACCACTCAAGAAAAGCCTGCCCTGGGTGGGCAAGGGGAGTCACCGCAATACGGAGACGAAAAACACCACCATTCAATCGAACCAGATCAGCCTTCACACGCCATGTTCAGAAATCCGACAAAATCAGACGATGACCCAAGCGGTCTTGAAAACGGAACCCCAGCCGACTTTAGTGAAGAGACCACTGAAGCCGGCGATGGGGATGACTCTGGCCCTGATTGCACCTCTTTTGAAGTCTCTTGGGATGGAGAAAAGGATCCAATGAACCCGAGAAACATGTCCGTGTTTCACAAGTGGGTTATCGTCACAATTGTGTGTACTTCGAGTCTTTGCGT GACATGCGCCAGCTCAATTTACACGGCAACATACGCCCAGATGAATGCCGAGTTTCACGTTTCCAAAATTGTCGCTACGCTTGGTCTTTCAACCTTTGTCATGGGAATTGCCCTTGGTCCTCTGCTGACGAGTCCACTGAGCGAGTACTATGGACGACGACCTATTTACCTTGTGTCCTGGGCCATGTTCACCATTTGGACCATCCCTTCAGCCGTTGCTCAAAACATCGAGACCATGATCATCGTTCGATTCTTTGCTGGTTTTGCGGGCAGCACGTTTCTGTCCGTTGCTGGAGGAACTGTGGGAGACGTTTTCCTTCGCAGTGAGATCCAGAAGCCCATGAGTCTGGTCTCACTGGCACCCTTCATCGGGCCTGCTATTGGCCCTGCCATTGGTGGCTTCATCAACTACAACACGGACTGGAGATGGACCTGGTACGTGATGATTATTTGGGCTGTTGTCCTCATGctgtccatcatcttctttgcGCCCGAGACATACCATCCTATTCTATTGCGAGCAAAGGCTCGAAAGTTGAGAAAAGAAACCGGAAATGATGCCTACCGTGCACCTATGGAAAACACAACAAAATCCATCAGGACAACACTCAAGCTGTCCCTCCTACGACCCTTCCAGCTACTTTTCCTCGAACCGATGTGTCTCTGCCTGGACCTCTACTCTGCCATCCTGCTCGGTATCCTCTACCTATTCTTCGGCGCCTTCCCCTTGGTATTCCGAACAAACTATGGCATGAACCTCTGGCAGGCCGGTCTTACCTGGCTTGGTATCATGGTTGGGCTTCTTATTGCAGCCGGCAGCACCCCAATCTGGGCCAACATCCGTGCCAAACTTTTGAAGCAACACGAGAAGGAGACAGGACAGATTGGAGGCAGCGAGCCCGAGTTTCGACTACCCCCTGCCATCTTGGGTGCTATACTCATCCCCTGTGGTCTGTTTTGGTTCGCTTGGACGACGTACTCTAGCATTCACTGGATCGTGCCCATCATTGGCTCCGCTGTATTTGGTTGCGG AACATTGCTTGTCTTCACAGGAATCTTTACCTTTCTG GTCGACGCCTATCCAAAGTACGCCGCCTCTGCCCTTGCCGCCAACAGCTTTGCGCGATGTTCCTTCGCTG CTGCGTTTCCCCTCTTCGGCATTCAAATGTACGAGAAACTCGGATTTCAGTGGGCTTCAAGCTTGCTAGCCTTCTTGACTGTTGCCATGGCACCCTTCCCATACCTGTTCTTCAAGCACGGCAAGGCTCTACGGGCAAAGAGCAAGTTTGCTGTTGAGACGCTATAA